One stretch of Punica granatum isolate Tunisia-2019 chromosome 5, ASM765513v2, whole genome shotgun sequence DNA includes these proteins:
- the LOC116209689 gene encoding uncharacterized protein LOC116209689 translates to MGDTTREALITGGGGGAGSSERNRVKFGRCVSHAQDELKSFRSYLRWLCVDQSNLWTACLSWSMFVVFGIIVPIVSHFLLACSSCDSRHDRPFDGVVQVSLSSVATLSFVCLSSFVRSYGLRRFLFFDKLWDDSETVRNGYTGQLNRSLKILSIFVLPCFAAESAYKIWWYASGASQIPFLGNVYLSDTVACIMELLSWLYRTTIIFLVCVLFRLICSLQILRLQDFAQVFQGDTDVASVLLEHLRIRRHLRIISHRYRAFILWSLILVTGSQLASLLVVTKNSAEVNIYKAGELVLCSITLLTALSILLRNATRITHKAQAVTSLAAKWHVCATLDDSLDVNESETPVAPAAATDGNPFPVEILGESDSEDAGDEEDDLDNNKFIPACAYSTISFQKRQALVTYFENNRAGITVYGFTLDRSTLHTIFAMELSLVLWLLSKTIGSF, encoded by the exons ATGGGAGACACGACCAGGGAAGCTTTGATCACCGGCGGGGGCGGAGGAGCCGGCTCGTCCGAGAGGAACAGGGTGAAGTTCGGGCGATGCGTGTCGCACGCGCAGGACGAGCTGAAGAGCTTCCGGTCATACCTCCGGTGGCTGTGCGTGGACCAGTCGAACCTGTGGACAGCGTGCCTGTCGTGGTCGATGTTCGTCGTGTTTGGGATCATTGTCCCCATCGTGTCGCACTTCCTACTCGCCTGCTCCAGCTGCGACAGCCGCCACGACCGGCCCTTCGACGGGGTCGTCCAGGTGTCGCTCAGCAGCGTCGCCACCCTGTCCTTCGTCTGCCTTTCGAGCTTCGTCCGGTCGTATGGCCTCCGCCGCTTCCTCTTCTTCGACAAGCTCTGGGACGATAGCGAGACCGTCAGGAATGGCTACACCGGGCAGCTCAAT AGGTCGCTGAAAATACTCTCCATCTTCGTCCTCCCCTGTTTTGCAGCCGAGAGTGCATACAAGATTTGGTGGTATGCCTCCGGGGCCTCTCAGATCCCATTCCTCGGAAACGTCTACCTGAGTGACACCGTAGCTTGCATCATGGAGCTCCTCTCCTGGCTCTATCGGACTACAATCATCTTCCTCGTCTGTGTTCTCTTCCGTCTGATCTGCTCGCTCCAGATCTTGCGGCTCCAGGACTTTGCCCAGGTATTCCAGGGCGACACGGATGTTGCTTCCGTCTTGTTGGAACATCTTAGAATCCGGAGACACCTGAGGATCATAAGTCATAGATATCGTGCGTTCATACTGTGGTCCCTGATCCTTGTCACTGGAAGCCAGTTGGCTTCCTTGCTTGTCGTGACCAAGAATTCTGCAGAAGTAAACATCTACAAAGCCGGAGAACTAGTG CTGTGCTCAATTACCCTACTGACTGCTCTCTCGATACTGCTGAGAAATGCCACGAGGATCACTCACAAGGCACAGGCGGTCACAAGCCTTGCAGCCAAGTGGCACGTCTGTGCCACCTTGGACGACTCGCTTGATGTGAACGAGAGTGAGACTCCAGTGGCACCTGCTGCAGCCACAGATGGCAACCCATTCCCCGTGGAAATCCTTGGAGAGTCCGATTCTGAGGACGCTGGGGACGAGGAGGACGACTTGGACAACAACAAGTTCATTCCGGCTTGTGCATATAGCACAATCTCGTTCCAGAAGAGGCAGGCTCTTG TGACGTATTTTGAGAACAACCGGGCTGGTATTACAGTTTATGGGTTTACACTAGACCGGAGCACTCTACACACAATCTTTGCTATGGAGCTCTCCCTCGTGCTGTGGTTGCTTAGTAAGACCATTGGTAGTTTTTGA